One stretch of Candidatus Nitrosotenuis cloacae DNA includes these proteins:
- the aroC gene encoding chorismate synthase: MPGSSIGQRLVLTSFGESHGRCIGAVLDGCPAGLELEEKDVQKMLDQRKPGQSLVSTQRKEGDVVEILSGVFRGHTTGAPIAMIIWNKDQHSRDYENLVTKMRPGHSDYPALVKYNQYNDYRGGGRFSGRLTATHVMGGAIARKLLKQTLGVETNSYTIKIGKISMNEKFDQKMKSKIYQNEVRCPNQKTAEKMRASILAARKNGDSLGGVIESITTGVPVGLGEPIFSSLESDIAKAIYSIPSVKGVEFGSGFAGSELFGSQNNDPYVTKNGKVSTKTNNSGGILGGLSNGMPITMKVAFKPASSIAKKQSTIDIKTKKAAILQVQGRHDPCVVPRAPPVVDSLVSLVLADHALIGGFIKPVL; encoded by the coding sequence ATGCCTGGAAGCTCGATTGGTCAAAGGCTAGTGTTGACTAGTTTTGGTGAAAGTCACGGACGATGCATCGGAGCAGTATTGGATGGATGTCCGGCAGGCCTGGAACTGGAAGAAAAAGACGTACAGAAAATGCTAGACCAACGCAAACCAGGACAATCACTAGTATCGACGCAGAGAAAGGAAGGTGATGTTGTAGAAATTTTATCGGGTGTTTTTCGTGGCCATACCACTGGTGCACCAATTGCAATGATAATTTGGAACAAGGACCAGCATTCCAGAGATTATGAAAACCTAGTAACAAAGATGAGGCCTGGTCACTCGGACTATCCTGCCTTGGTAAAATACAATCAATACAATGACTATAGGGGCGGCGGGCGATTTTCAGGAAGACTCACTGCCACACATGTGATGGGTGGCGCAATTGCAAGAAAGCTGCTCAAGCAAACTCTAGGAGTAGAGACAAACTCGTACACCATAAAGATAGGAAAAATATCAATGAATGAAAAATTTGATCAGAAAATGAAAAGCAAGATCTACCAAAACGAAGTGAGGTGCCCAAACCAAAAGACCGCAGAGAAAATGAGAGCGTCAATACTTGCTGCAAGAAAGAACGGCGACTCGTTGGGTGGCGTGATAGAATCAATCACTACGGGCGTTCCAGTAGGACTGGGTGAGCCAATATTCAGTTCTTTGGAATCAGACATTGCAAAGGCAATCTATTCCATACCATCTGTCAAGGGAGTCGAGTTTGGGTCAGGCTTTGCAGGATCAGAATTGTTTGGCTCACAAAACAACGACCCATACGTTACAAAGAATGGCAAGGTCAGCACCAAGACAAACAATTCAGGCGGCATATTGGGCGGACTATCAAATGGCATGCCAATTACAATGAAAGTAGCATTCAAGCCGGCATCATCTATAGCAAAAAAACAATCAACCATAGACATCAAGACAAAAAAGGCGGCCATACTACAGGTGCAGGGACGACATGACCCGTGCGTGGTTCCAAGAGCACCACCAGTGGTGGATTCACTGGTATCTTTGGTTTTGGCAGATCATGCACTGATTGGCGGATTCATAAAGCCAGTCCTATAA
- the thiD gene encoding bifunctional hydroxymethylpyrimidine kinase/phosphomethylpyrimidine kinase, with product MNILAIGGSDPSSGAGIQSDIKASQILGANCFSVITAITAQNSKEFSLAESVSAKSVESQIDAVLSDFEVDVIVIGMVYDDITIKKIHDKLENKKIPIILDPVIKSTTGGTLLKKDAITLLKKFLIPISNIITPNVAEAEALSGIKIRKYDDLVRASETISKMGAKGVIITGHSFYKNKVSDFIYHDKKHQSISGRKIPGQTHGSGCNFATALAYSIAQKSNIFDAARFAKQFTYQTITSAKKLGGRVKITNSKPDPIRIELSLAINQFQEIKGVSELIPECQTNFVFAKPKAKSTKDILGVAGRIVRTTNTVTMAGTLEYGGSKHVATAVLTMRKKFPQIRSALNLRYDQNIVKKFAKHCKISSYDRVKEPKSSKSKENSSISWGINFAIKNSSAPPDIIYHKGDWGKEAMIIVFGNNPGQVLDKISKII from the coding sequence ATGAACATTTTGGCAATCGGTGGATCGGATCCTTCCTCTGGCGCCGGCATACAATCAGACATAAAAGCATCACAAATACTGGGTGCAAATTGTTTTAGTGTCATAACTGCAATCACTGCACAAAATTCAAAAGAATTCAGTCTGGCAGAATCTGTATCAGCCAAGTCAGTTGAGTCCCAGATTGATGCAGTATTGTCTGATTTTGAAGTTGATGTGATAGTAATTGGGATGGTGTACGATGACATTACAATAAAAAAAATTCATGACAAACTAGAGAACAAAAAAATTCCGATCATATTGGATCCAGTGATAAAATCTACCACCGGCGGGACATTACTCAAAAAAGATGCAATCACATTACTCAAAAAATTTCTAATTCCTATTTCCAATATCATAACTCCAAATGTTGCGGAAGCCGAAGCGCTTTCAGGCATAAAAATCAGAAAATATGACGATCTGGTTAGAGCATCAGAGACAATCTCCAAAATGGGCGCAAAAGGCGTAATCATAACAGGACATTCATTTTACAAAAACAAAGTCAGCGATTTCATATATCATGATAAGAAGCACCAATCGATCTCTGGTAGAAAGATTCCAGGCCAAACACATGGCAGTGGTTGCAATTTTGCTACAGCCCTGGCATATTCCATTGCGCAAAAATCAAATATTTTCGATGCGGCAAGATTTGCAAAACAATTCACGTATCAAACTATAACATCTGCAAAAAAACTAGGAGGGAGGGTAAAGATAACCAATTCCAAGCCAGACCCAATTAGAATAGAGCTTAGCTTGGCAATCAATCAATTCCAAGAAATCAAGGGAGTCAGTGAATTGATTCCCGAATGCCAGACAAACTTTGTCTTTGCAAAGCCAAAAGCAAAATCAACCAAAGACATACTTGGTGTTGCTGGAAGAATTGTTAGGACTACCAACACGGTCACAATGGCAGGCACTCTAGAATATGGCGGCTCCAAACACGTGGCAACTGCTGTACTAACAATGCGGAAAAAATTCCCGCAGATACGATCGGCACTAAACCTAAGATATGATCAAAATATAGTAAAAAAATTCGCAAAGCATTGTAAGATATCCAGTTATGACAGAGTCAAGGAACCAAAATCAAGCAAATCAAAAGAAAACTCGTCCATTTCGTGGGGTATTAATTTTGCAATAAAAAATTCATCCGCACCACCAGACATCATATACCATAAGGGAGACTGGGGCAAGGAGGCAATGATCATAGTATTTGGGAATAATCCAGGACAGGTGCTGGACAAGATTTCAAAAATTATCTAA
- a CDS encoding prephenate dehydrogenase/arogenate dehydrogenase family protein yields the protein MKKSITILGAGGKMGQWFAKYFTSIDYDVVGFDSESPITDKAVKKAQSLVGAVLNADIVLLCTPTRRTPEIIRLIAKEMKRGSFLIEISSQKAKTAASLLKIPAKINPVCIHPMFGPGAKKIKGQNIISIPIKDAKKELALVKSLFEGANFVTIDAIEHDKKIAIILGLTHLVNLAFANILSKDDKISLTERMSGTTFKIQKILSESIMTESTDLIETIISNPEIRRAAEEFWKDIGRLLTAIQEGKSEDITNYIRTVQENLSKNTNLEDSYKKLNTMINAIEK from the coding sequence ATGAAAAAAAGCATCACTATTTTGGGCGCAGGTGGCAAGATGGGCCAATGGTTTGCCAAGTATTTTACTTCAATTGACTATGATGTGGTGGGATTTGACTCGGAATCTCCAATTACTGACAAGGCAGTAAAAAAGGCACAATCGCTAGTTGGCGCAGTCCTCAATGCCGATATTGTATTATTGTGTACGCCAACAAGACGCACACCGGAAATAATCAGACTGATTGCAAAAGAGATGAAGCGCGGATCATTTCTAATAGAGATATCATCACAAAAAGCAAAGACTGCCGCATCGCTATTGAAAATTCCAGCAAAGATAAACCCGGTTTGCATTCACCCAATGTTTGGCCCAGGTGCAAAAAAGATCAAGGGTCAAAACATAATATCAATTCCAATCAAGGATGCAAAAAAAGAGCTGGCGCTAGTAAAATCATTATTTGAGGGCGCAAACTTTGTAACAATTGATGCAATAGAGCATGACAAAAAAATCGCAATCATACTTGGTCTGACACATTTGGTGAATCTGGCATTTGCAAACATTCTATCAAAGGATGACAAGATATCACTCACTGAGCGCATGTCTGGAACAACATTCAAGATTCAAAAAATATTATCAGAGAGCATCATGACAGAATCAACTGATCTTATTGAGACCATAATATCCAACCCAGAGATTCGACGAGCGGCAGAAGAGTTCTGGAAAGACATTGGAAGACTACTCACCGCAATCCAGGAAGGAAAATCAGAGGACATTACCAATTACATCAGAACAGTACAGGAGAATCTGAGCAAGAACACCAATCTGGAAGACTCGTACAAGAAACTAAATACAATGATAAACGCAATCGAAAAGTAA
- the thiC gene encoding phosphomethylpyrimidine synthase ThiC: protein MGTQLGAARRGIITDEMKQVAKDEGVSVEWLKSKMATGSIIIPANNVRPQKVHRVGIGKGLKTKVNVNIGTSTLKVDLNEEIEKAKVAVKHHADTIMDLSDGGDVGSIRRALLEAAPITFGTVPIYEAYNHGVEKHKNPLDITEDDFLNAFENNAKDGVDYTTIHSGISKEIAKRILKVQRYGGVVSKGGTITAAWMLKYDKENPYITHYDYLIEVAKKYDVTFSLGDALRPGSILDSHDELQVQEMINISRLTKQAHEQDIQVMVEGPGHVPLNEVAANVRLAKSLIGDVPYYVLGPLVTDIASGYDHISSAIGAAIAASEGVDLLCYLTPAEHLALPNAQEVRQGLIAYRIAAHAGDLVKLREKAIIWDTKMTEARRTLDWEKQISLSIDPEEAARIHNRTGQHTGNNVPCTMCGGACVYLMLPQQRKYTKENENLQQIE, encoded by the coding sequence ATGGGAACTCAGCTTGGCGCAGCGAGACGCGGAATAATCACAGATGAGATGAAACAAGTAGCAAAAGATGAGGGCGTCAGCGTAGAGTGGCTCAAATCGAAAATGGCAACTGGCTCGATTATCATTCCTGCAAACAATGTCAGACCACAAAAGGTACACCGTGTGGGAATTGGAAAGGGCCTCAAGACCAAGGTAAATGTCAACATTGGAACCTCTACGCTCAAAGTAGACCTAAATGAGGAAATAGAAAAGGCCAAAGTCGCAGTAAAACATCACGCCGATACAATAATGGATCTATCCGATGGTGGCGATGTCGGCTCTATTCGACGCGCACTACTAGAGGCAGCACCGATCACATTTGGTACGGTTCCAATCTATGAGGCATACAACCATGGGGTTGAAAAGCACAAAAACCCACTGGATATTACAGAAGATGATTTTCTAAACGCATTTGAGAACAATGCCAAAGACGGCGTTGATTACACTACCATCCACTCTGGCATATCAAAAGAGATCGCCAAGCGAATCCTCAAGGTCCAGAGATATGGCGGTGTGGTAAGCAAAGGCGGAACCATAACTGCTGCCTGGATGCTAAAGTATGACAAGGAAAATCCCTACATTACTCATTATGATTATCTGATTGAAGTTGCAAAAAAATACGATGTAACATTTAGTCTTGGCGATGCACTACGACCTGGCTCTATTTTGGACTCGCACGATGAATTACAGGTACAAGAGATGATCAACATCTCCAGACTGACAAAGCAAGCACATGAGCAAGACATACAGGTGATGGTGGAGGGTCCAGGCCATGTTCCACTAAATGAGGTGGCTGCAAATGTAAGGCTGGCAAAGTCGCTAATTGGCGATGTACCGTATTATGTTCTGGGACCGCTAGTCACTGATATTGCATCAGGATATGATCACATTTCCAGTGCAATTGGTGCTGCAATTGCTGCAAGCGAAGGCGTTGATTTGTTGTGCTATCTTACCCCGGCAGAACACTTGGCGTTGCCAAATGCACAAGAGGTCCGACAGGGACTGATTGCATACCGCATTGCAGCACATGCAGGTGATCTTGTAAAGCTAAGGGAGAAGGCAATCATTTGGGACACAAAGATGACAGAAGCAAGGCGAACCTTGGACTGGGAAAAACAGATCTCGCTGTCTATAGACCCAGAGGAGGCAGCCCGCATCCACAATAGAACCGGTCAGCACACTGGAAATAACGTACCCTGTACGATGTGCGGTGGGGCATGTGTGTACCTGATGCTGCCACAACAAAGAAAGTATACCAAAGAAAACGAAAACCTACAACAAATTGAGTAG
- a CDS encoding aminotransferase class I/II-fold pyridoxal phosphate-dependent enzyme: MSDIDSLRNKIDDITIQMVKLLKERTNIAKQIGELKKNSGLSINDEKREEQLRTEVSELCKQIGLDESIGKKFLNFLLNESIKVQSEGKQTHLTIFLKAKNLEQQGKRIIHMEVGEPDFMPPKIVQSALGESYDKGFVRYGPALGMPSLREALAKYSTKKFGAEVKQENILVSPGGRFSVFLAISTLLNPGDEIIVIEPAWPAYRDCATNAGVKVRTISTTLENHWNPFIPEIKQTINSNTKMIVLNYPNNPTGKILEPKIQDQVMDLAKQYDLYVLSDEIYSEYAFSMWKSVLTNNYKKSITIQSFSKSHAMTGLRIGYTIADKSIIEKMVRLQALCITNVAEPIQYAALKALDADITQNPKTVKSKIDVLVESAKKIGLDFIPPDGAMYLFARINKPGFDGLEFANRLLDHGVGIAPGDGFGNYKSFIRISACQDQDTLQKGMMILDEVLKGS; this comes from the coding sequence ATGTCAGACATAGACTCGCTCCGAAACAAAATTGATGACATTACCATACAAATGGTAAAGCTTCTCAAGGAGCGAACCAATATAGCAAAGCAAATCGGCGAGCTCAAAAAAAACAGTGGCCTATCCATCAATGATGAAAAAAGAGAAGAGCAATTACGCACTGAAGTATCCGAATTATGCAAACAAATTGGCCTGGATGAGTCCATTGGAAAAAAATTCCTAAATTTCCTGCTAAACGAGTCCATCAAGGTCCAATCAGAGGGAAAACAAACGCACCTTACCATATTTCTCAAGGCAAAGAACCTGGAGCAGCAGGGCAAAAGAATAATCCACATGGAGGTGGGCGAGCCGGACTTTATGCCGCCAAAGATAGTCCAATCTGCTTTGGGCGAATCATACGATAAGGGATTTGTCAGATATGGCCCAGCACTTGGGATGCCATCACTCCGAGAGGCGCTGGCAAAATATTCCACTAAAAAATTTGGTGCCGAAGTAAAGCAAGAAAACATTCTGGTCTCACCAGGCGGAAGGTTTTCAGTATTTCTGGCAATCTCGACTTTGCTGAACCCAGGCGATGAAATCATAGTAATCGAGCCCGCATGGCCTGCATATCGAGACTGCGCAACAAATGCTGGAGTCAAGGTTCGAACTATCTCCACCACACTTGAAAACCACTGGAACCCATTCATTCCAGAAATAAAACAAACGATAAACTCTAACACAAAGATGATTGTTCTGAATTACCCAAACAACCCAACAGGCAAGATACTAGAGCCAAAAATCCAGGACCAGGTAATGGATTTGGCAAAGCAGTACGACCTGTATGTGTTAAGTGATGAGATCTATTCCGAATATGCATTTTCCATGTGGAAGTCAGTTCTTACAAACAATTACAAAAAATCAATTACAATACAATCATTTTCAAAATCGCATGCAATGACTGGACTGAGAATCGGCTACACCATAGCAGACAAATCCATCATAGAAAAAATGGTAAGACTCCAAGCACTGTGTATCACAAATGTCGCAGAGCCAATCCAGTATGCTGCGCTAAAGGCACTGGATGCAGACATTACACAAAACCCAAAGACAGTGAAATCAAAGATTGATGTTCTGGTGGAATCGGCAAAAAAGATAGGTCTTGACTTCATACCACCGGATGGTGCAATGTACCTTTTTGCCAGGATAAACAAGCCGGGATTTGATGGACTAGAGTTTGCCAATAGGCTCTTGGATCATGGGGTTGGAATCGCCCCGGGAGACGGTTTTGGCAATTACAAGTCATTTATTCGGATCTCTGCCTGCCAGGACCAAGATACGCTCCAGAAAGGAATGATGATATTAGATGAGGTTCTGAAGGGCTCGTAG
- a CDS encoding NUDIX domain-containing protein, translating to MRSTKIVTSFVTSQEKLLILKRSDKVKSMRGLWGAVSGIIEGNEDPLHRAKIEIYEEIGAKPESIQLIKAGADMTVSSPQYPDHQWHIFPFLFKMETTKISLNWENSSYKWISRDEINQYQTVPNLDEVLLNLL from the coding sequence ATGCGTTCAACCAAAATAGTAACGTCCTTTGTGACAAGCCAAGAAAAACTACTCATCCTAAAGCGCAGTGACAAAGTAAAGAGTATGAGGGGACTTTGGGGCGCAGTCAGCGGAATAATAGAAGGGAATGAGGACCCACTGCATCGAGCAAAAATCGAAATCTATGAAGAAATTGGCGCAAAACCAGAATCCATACAACTAATCAAAGCAGGGGCGGACATGACGGTGTCATCGCCTCAATATCCGGACCACCAGTGGCATATTTTCCCGTTTTTGTTCAAAATGGAGACCACCAAAATATCACTGAACTGGGAGAACAGCTCCTACAAGTGGATTAGTCGTGACGAGATAAATCAATACCAGACGGTTCCAAATCTGGACGAAGTACTACTCAATTTGTTGTAG